From the Halorhabdus utahensis DSM 12940 genome, one window contains:
- a CDS encoding LolA family protein encodes MNTSRALPSRLDRLFAIIERGAAEDGGEAHDIDPLPFVPESSDQTAGIAGSMTVSYDGTATVDGRSAYVLHLESNTSTAGVVADFQQTLWIDTEWYVPIKRTTEYVRDGDPVSITTTYRNVTFNPGLSAETFRFDPPPNVTVVDADSARQQEYVDIASLRAVASFSVPNPTVPETLRLVEATRTVTDRVRSIGLKYANETSVLTVSKSNLTRYVPSTDGQAVTVGEWNATLRNLGTELRVSWTTPDARYSVAGSGISKSALLEFARSVARADA; translated from the coding sequence GTGAACACTTCCAGGGCGCTTCCGTCACGGCTCGATCGCTTGTTCGCTATCATCGAACGAGGAGCCGCCGAGGATGGGGGGGAAGCGCACGATATTGATCCGTTGCCGTTCGTGCCGGAGAGCAGTGACCAAACGGCAGGCATCGCCGGTTCGATGACTGTCAGCTATGACGGGACTGCTACTGTCGACGGGAGATCAGCATATGTGCTGCATCTGGAGTCAAACACCAGTACTGCTGGCGTCGTTGCCGACTTCCAGCAGACGCTGTGGATCGATACGGAGTGGTACGTACCGATCAAGCGGACCACCGAATACGTCCGGGACGGCGATCCCGTATCGATCACCACCACATACCGGAACGTGACGTTCAATCCGGGGCTGTCCGCGGAGACGTTCCGGTTCGATCCGCCGCCGAACGTCACCGTCGTCGACGCTGACAGTGCGCGCCAGCAGGAGTATGTCGACATTGCCAGCCTTCGCGCCGTGGCGTCGTTCTCCGTTCCGAACCCGACCGTTCCTGAGACGCTACGTCTGGTAGAAGCGACGCGGACAGTCACCGACCGCGTCCGGAGCATCGGACTCAAGTACGCCAACGAGACGTCGGTCCTCACGGTCTCGAAAAGCAACCTGACCCGATACGTGCCGAGTACGGACGGACAGGCGGTGACTGTCGGAGAGTGGAACGCGACGCTTCGCAACCTTGGTACCGAGTTGCGTGTCTCCTGGACCACGCCGGATGCGCGGTACTCAGTTGCCGGGAGCGGCATTTCGAAGTCGGCGCTCCTTGAGTTCGCTCGCTCCGTAGCCCGGGCGGACGCTTGA
- a CDS encoding fibrillarin-like rRNA/tRNA 2'-O-methyltransferase yields MSLPDGVTRRAFDGTQSLATTGEPVYGESTSEGWRQWVPDRSKLGAMFELGVDTGLAGGETVLYLGAASGTTVSHVADFAGPTYAVEFAPRPMRDLLEVAADRDRLFPLLKDARAPETYAHVVEPVDAIIQDVATRGQADVALSNRRFLRDDGRLVMAIKARSEDVTREPDAVFADVIDRLKTGYEILDRQSLEPYHDDHLAVIARPR; encoded by the coding sequence ATGAGCCTACCTGACGGCGTCACTCGTCGGGCCTTCGACGGAACGCAATCGCTGGCTACAACGGGTGAACCGGTCTACGGCGAGTCGACCAGCGAGGGGTGGCGACAGTGGGTGCCGGATCGATCAAAACTCGGGGCGATGTTCGAGCTCGGTGTCGACACTGGGCTGGCGGGCGGCGAGACTGTGCTCTATCTCGGTGCGGCGAGCGGGACGACTGTCAGCCACGTCGCTGACTTCGCCGGGCCGACCTATGCGGTCGAGTTTGCCCCCCGCCCGATGCGGGATCTGCTCGAGGTGGCTGCCGACCGCGATCGACTCTTTCCCCTCCTGAAGGATGCACGTGCTCCCGAGACGTACGCTCACGTCGTCGAGCCGGTCGATGCGATCATCCAGGACGTGGCGACGCGGGGGCAGGCGGACGTGGCGCTGTCGAACCGCCGATTCCTCAGGGACGACGGGCGGCTCGTGATGGCGATCAAAGCTCGCAGCGAGGACGTCACTCGGGAGCCGGATGCCGTCTTCGCGGACGTGATCGACCGGCTAAAGACCGGCTACGAGATCCTCGACCGCCAGTCTCTGGAGCCGTATCACGACGATCACCTGGCCGTGATCGCTCGTCCCCGCTGA
- a CDS encoding YeaH/YhbH family protein, with protein sequence MGLREDLERYREVGEQRRQDLAEFIQYGDLGESRADAVRIPIKIVDLPEFVYDRRDRGGVGQGQGEQPDVGDPVGQPEPGDGDEDGDPGEEGGEHDYYEMDPEEFAQELDEELGLDLEPKGKQVIEEVDGEFTDVARTGPSSTLDFETLFKRGITRKLAMDFDESYVREALKVEGWGPEDVFAWAREQGIPVSLGWVEGEDDDLPAGERTKWPSIEAMESSVERERAVDRLRREGIDDVPFRRQDERYRYPETIERTERNVVVVNIRDVSGSMRERKRELVERTFTPLDWYLQGKYDNAEFVYIAHDAEAWEVNRSEFFGIRSGGGTKISSAYERTREILDAEYPFSEWNRYVLAAGDSENSSNDTEDRVIPLMEEIDANRHAYVETQPGGEAINATHAEEVQRHFTANEDVAVAFVNEPGDVTDAIYEILSTEES encoded by the coding sequence ATGGGACTGAGGGAGGACCTCGAGCGCTACCGCGAGGTCGGCGAACAGCGCCGCCAGGACCTCGCGGAGTTCATTCAGTACGGCGACCTCGGGGAGAGCCGCGCCGACGCGGTGCGGATCCCCATCAAGATCGTCGACCTTCCGGAGTTCGTCTACGACCGTCGTGACCGCGGCGGCGTCGGACAGGGCCAGGGCGAACAGCCGGACGTCGGCGATCCCGTCGGTCAGCCCGAGCCAGGTGACGGCGACGAGGACGGGGATCCAGGTGAGGAGGGAGGCGAACACGACTACTACGAGATGGATCCCGAGGAGTTCGCCCAGGAACTCGACGAGGAACTCGGCCTCGACCTCGAACCGAAGGGCAAGCAGGTCATCGAGGAAGTCGACGGCGAGTTTACCGATGTCGCCCGGACTGGTCCCTCCAGTACGCTCGATTTCGAGACGCTGTTCAAGCGCGGGATCACTCGCAAGCTGGCGATGGACTTCGACGAGTCGTACGTCCGCGAGGCGCTGAAAGTCGAGGGGTGGGGCCCCGAGGATGTCTTTGCCTGGGCACGCGAGCAGGGGATACCCGTTTCGCTTGGTTGGGTCGAAGGCGAGGACGACGACCTGCCGGCGGGTGAGCGCACCAAGTGGCCGTCGATCGAGGCGATGGAGTCGTCCGTCGAGCGTGAACGCGCCGTCGATCGGCTTCGACGGGAGGGGATCGACGACGTCCCCTTCCGCCGGCAGGACGAGCGCTATCGCTACCCGGAGACGATCGAGCGTACGGAGCGAAATGTCGTCGTCGTCAACATCCGTGACGTCTCGGGGAGCATGCGTGAACGCAAGCGCGAACTCGTCGAGCGAACGTTCACGCCGCTTGATTGGTATCTCCAGGGGAAGTACGACAATGCCGAGTTCGTCTACATTGCCCACGATGCCGAGGCCTGGGAAGTCAACCGTTCGGAGTTCTTCGGTATCCGCTCGGGTGGCGGCACCAAGATCTCAAGTGCCTACGAGCGAACCAGGGAGATCCTCGACGCCGAGTATCCTTTCAGTGAGTGGAACCGCTACGTGCTGGCCGCCGGCGACAGCGAGAACTCCAGCAACGATACCGAGGATCGCGTGATCCCGCTGATGGAGGAGATCGATGCCAACCGCCACGCATACGTCGAAACCCAGCCGGGCGGTGAGGCGATCAACGCGACCCACGCCGAGGAGGTACAGCGCCACTTCACCGCGAATGAGGACGTGGCCGTGGCGTTCGTCAACGAGCCGGGTGACGTCACCGACGCCATCTACGAGATTCTCAGCACGGAGGAATCATGA
- a CDS encoding DUF2797 domain-containing protein, giving the protein MQVVGYRPRVEEPARLLVSHDGGAVREVNLDPGETLTYTLENRHCAGTIDDGTHVRCDATAAPYCPQHTDRWPCARCQGDCNLPLESCREEHAVYLAAFAPETFKVGVTRSWRLERRLREQGADRGAHIRTVDNGRIARQIEADIATTVGDSVRVDRKVAGLHRSVLLDEWEELLGAFEVLERFDFAYGLELNDRPVAETLLSGSVRGTKGRILVIERNGTAYAVDMRDLVGCEITQSETARDLQVSLGSFE; this is encoded by the coding sequence GTGCAAGTCGTGGGGTACCGGCCACGTGTGGAGGAACCAGCCAGGCTGCTGGTGAGTCATGATGGTGGTGCAGTTCGAGAAGTGAACCTCGATCCTGGCGAGACTCTGACGTACACGCTCGAAAACCGCCACTGTGCCGGAACGATCGACGACGGGACACACGTCCGCTGTGACGCCACAGCGGCCCCCTACTGCCCCCAACATACTGATCGCTGGCCGTGTGCACGATGTCAGGGCGACTGTAATCTCCCCCTGGAAAGCTGTCGTGAGGAGCACGCGGTCTATCTGGCGGCGTTCGCACCCGAGACGTTCAAGGTCGGTGTTACCCGGTCCTGGCGACTCGAACGACGCCTTCGCGAGCAGGGAGCCGATCGCGGGGCCCATATTCGAACCGTCGATAACGGCCGGATCGCCCGACAGATCGAGGCAGACATCGCAACCACTGTCGGCGATAGCGTCAGGGTCGATCGCAAAGTGGCCGGTCTCCATCGATCCGTCCTGCTGGACGAGTGGGAGGAGTTGCTCGGGGCGTTCGAGGTGCTCGAGCGGTTCGATTTCGCGTACGGCCTGGAGCTGAACGATCGGCCGGTCGCCGAGACGCTTCTGTCGGGATCGGTTCGGGGAACCAAGGGCCGCATCCTCGTCATCGAGCGGAACGGAACGGCGTACGCGGTCGATATGCGTGATCTCGTGGGGTGTGAGATTACCCAAAGCGAAACGGCTCGTGATCTCCAGGTCAGCCTCGGTTCGTTTGAGTGA
- a CDS encoding outer membrane protein assembly factor BamB family protein has protein sequence MEPGERQTERRGVRGAPSRRSLLRAGGATVAAGLAGCSLLDGNNDTAELQSCPIDVEESAAAYRTHPNDDVRMWRGGLRRLGYYPEETVPESVSVNWTFPINYIGHTAAKSSPVPTPDGEQILFAGDEARIESYRPSGRNNWTTWTAGTSLGFHGSAAIVDDVAYIGCYDGDIYALDMDSGDVVWNVSSEDLGDTLAIGSSPAYYKGILYVVAEYENPSSGALWAIDAETGDIIHVDDRMWGQAHPSPTIDLEYGRLISGSNDGAVYCWKFPCLEFDWKFQTGPEGGPNGEPKADGEFNLGAEVKGTAPTFDGRVYVGSWDNHLYCLDVETGEELWSFEAGNIVMSNPAADPNEGVVYVGSSDHYVYALDAETGEQLWSRDVGGRVTGSVTVTEQTVLVGSTGSYLYALDKETGEPRWSRSNRGHVTSAAVPLDGRIYFAERAVFNNYYDDTKETELVEPGHAYCLVED, from the coding sequence ATGGAACCCGGAGAACGGCAGACCGAGAGACGAGGGGTGAGGGGAGCCCCGTCGAGACGGAGTCTGTTGCGTGCCGGCGGAGCGACCGTTGCGGCAGGGCTAGCCGGCTGTAGCCTGCTGGACGGAAACAACGATACAGCGGAGCTACAATCCTGTCCGATCGACGTCGAGGAGTCAGCCGCGGCCTACCGGACGCACCCGAACGACGACGTGCGGATGTGGCGTGGTGGGCTCCGTCGGCTCGGCTACTATCCCGAGGAGACCGTCCCCGAGTCGGTATCGGTCAACTGGACGTTCCCCATCAACTATATCGGTCACACGGCGGCGAAGTCCAGCCCGGTCCCGACACCGGATGGCGAACAGATCCTGTTCGCGGGCGACGAAGCGCGCATCGAGTCGTACCGTCCGTCCGGCCGGAACAACTGGACGACCTGGACGGCTGGGACCAGCCTGGGTTTTCACGGCTCGGCAGCGATCGTCGACGACGTCGCCTACATCGGATGCTACGACGGCGATATCTACGCGCTCGATATGGACTCGGGCGACGTAGTGTGGAACGTCTCGTCCGAGGATCTCGGGGATACGCTCGCGATCGGCTCCAGTCCAGCCTATTACAAGGGCATCCTCTACGTCGTCGCCGAGTACGAAAATCCATCGTCCGGGGCACTGTGGGCCATCGACGCCGAGACCGGCGACATCATCCACGTCGACGATCGCATGTGGGGACAGGCCCACCCCTCGCCGACGATCGACCTCGAATACGGCCGGCTCATCTCCGGCTCTAACGACGGGGCCGTCTACTGCTGGAAGTTCCCCTGTCTGGAGTTCGACTGGAAGTTCCAAACCGGCCCCGAAGGCGGCCCGAACGGCGAGCCAAAGGCCGACGGCGAGTTCAACCTCGGCGCGGAGGTCAAAGGGACGGCCCCGACCTTCGACGGCCGCGTCTACGTCGGGTCCTGGGACAACCACCTCTACTGTCTCGACGTCGAGACCGGCGAGGAGCTGTGGTCGTTCGAAGCAGGCAATATCGTGATGTCGAATCCGGCGGCCGACCCCAACGAAGGCGTGGTCTACGTCGGGAGTTCGGATCACTACGTCTACGCACTCGACGCCGAGACGGGCGAGCAACTATGGTCGAGAGATGTCGGCGGTCGAGTCACCGGCTCGGTGACCGTCACCGAACAAACGGTTCTGGTCGGGTCGACTGGCAGTTATCTGTATGCACTCGACAAGGAGACTGGCGAACCGCGTTGGTCCCGCAGCAATCGCGGCCACGTCACGAGCGCAGCGGTCCCGCTCGACGGCCGGATCTACTTCGCGGAACGCGCTGTCTTCAATAACTACTACGACGACACGAAAGAAACCGAACTCGTCGAACCCGGACACGCGTACTGCCTCGTCGAAGACTAG
- a CDS encoding cyclin family protein: MYRARDQVDNEKWVEAIETIGDRLDLSETARSRATDVFLSNVPEKDRSKRAVLAASVYVGALVAGERHSQSAVAEATDVSRLTIQQRWKTLLEETGFDAPDW; encoded by the coding sequence GTGTACCGCGCCCGTGATCAGGTGGACAACGAGAAATGGGTCGAGGCCATCGAAACCATCGGTGACCGCCTCGATCTGAGTGAGACTGCCCGCTCGCGCGCGACGGACGTCTTTCTCTCGAATGTCCCCGAGAAGGATCGCTCCAAACGGGCCGTCCTCGCCGCCAGCGTGTACGTCGGCGCGCTGGTCGCCGGCGAACGACACTCGCAGTCGGCCGTCGCCGAGGCCACCGACGTCTCGCGGCTGACGATCCAGCAACGCTGGAAAACACTTCTCGAAGAAACCGGCTTCGACGCGCCCGACTGGTGA
- a CDS encoding phosphopantetheine adenylyltransferase, producing MKVALGGTFDPIHDGHRALFDRAFELGDVTVGLTSDELAPTTRQEGRPVRSYDDRLADLEAELSAYAREYDRTYTIRKLEEPTGIATEEQFDVLVVSPETETGGKRINEIREEHDREPLSIEVVDHVMAEDGDPISSTRIVRGEIDEYGNLTPDRDGREPTA from the coding sequence ATGAAGGTCGCGCTGGGGGGTACGTTTGATCCGATCCACGACGGCCATCGGGCACTGTTCGACCGTGCCTTCGAACTCGGGGACGTGACAGTTGGACTGACGAGCGACGAGCTTGCGCCGACGACCCGCCAGGAGGGGCGGCCCGTCCGCTCGTACGACGACCGACTGGCCGACCTCGAAGCGGAGCTCTCCGCGTACGCTCGCGAGTACGATCGGACGTATACGATCCGGAAACTCGAGGAGCCGACCGGCATCGCGACCGAAGAGCAATTCGACGTGTTGGTGGTGTCCCCGGAGACCGAGACCGGGGGCAAGCGAATCAACGAGATCCGCGAGGAACACGACCGCGAGCCGCTTTCGATCGAAGTCGTCGATCACGTCATGGCCGAGGACGGCGACCCGATCTCGAGTACGCGGATCGTCCGTGGTGAGATCGATGAATACGGCAATCTGACTCCGGATCGCGACGGCCGCGAGCCGACGGCGTAG
- a CDS encoding secondary thiamine-phosphate synthase enzyme YjbQ, with protein MATTLSVSTDERLSVVDVTDQVATAVPANADGTATVFVPHTTAAVTINEGEPRLIGDLETALDGLVEDDGWAHDQIDNNADSHIRASLIGPSVTVPVSDGTLELGTWQSILFVECDGPRTRSLTVTTS; from the coding sequence ATGGCGACAACGCTGTCTGTCAGTACTGACGAACGGCTCTCGGTCGTCGACGTGACCGACCAGGTCGCAACCGCGGTGCCGGCGAATGCGGACGGAACGGCAACCGTGTTTGTCCCCCATACGACGGCGGCAGTGACAATCAACGAAGGCGAACCGCGGCTCATCGGTGACCTCGAAACGGCACTCGACGGGTTGGTGGAGGACGATGGCTGGGCACACGATCAGATCGACAACAACGCGGACTCTCACATCCGCGCGTCGCTGATCGGGCCGAGTGTGACGGTCCCCGTCAGCGACGGCACCCTGGAACTCGGGACCTGGCAGTCGATCCTCTTCGTCGAGTGTGACGGACCGCGAACCCGGTCGCTCACTGTCACGACCAGTTGA
- a CDS encoding glutamate--cysteine ligase, with protein METASESPFTELGTLGIEEEFFVVDEYGRPVSGTDTLVYNSEPPAILENRLDHELFKFVIESQTPVIEDPGDAAATLSAVRGALVEHARDHGFEIAAAGLHPGARWRELEHAEKPRYRSQLDRIQYPQHRNTTAGLHVHVGVDDAEKAVWIANKIRWHLPIVLALAANSPYWNGFDTGLSSARAKLFEGLPNTGMPTTFDSFESFHRFEQRMIETDSISDRGELWFDVRPHTEYGTVEVRTADAQADIDRVLALVEYVHELVLDLAARYEDGETITAVRRELLDENKWRAIRHGREASFITRDGAETIDLMTAIERDRSRLDLDRLASLVAAESGATRQRRLAEDSVDRLYSSLLVEDPRRPSPR; from the coding sequence ATGGAGACGGCTTCGGAGAGTCCGTTTACGGAGCTGGGAACGCTGGGTATCGAAGAGGAGTTCTTCGTCGTCGACGAGTACGGTCGACCGGTCTCCGGCACTGACACGCTCGTCTATAACTCCGAACCGCCGGCGATCTTGGAGAACCGCCTCGACCACGAACTGTTCAAGTTCGTGATCGAGTCCCAGACGCCGGTCATCGAGGATCCGGGGGACGCGGCAGCGACGCTTTCTGCCGTTCGCGGGGCGCTTGTCGAGCACGCTCGCGATCACGGGTTCGAAATCGCCGCGGCAGGATTACACCCCGGCGCGAGGTGGCGGGAACTCGAACACGCCGAAAAGCCGCGATATCGGTCACAACTCGACCGGATCCAGTATCCCCAGCATCGGAATACGACTGCTGGCCTGCACGTTCACGTCGGTGTCGACGATGCCGAGAAAGCGGTCTGGATCGCCAACAAGATCCGGTGGCATCTCCCGATCGTCCTCGCGCTTGCGGCTAACTCCCCGTACTGGAACGGGTTCGACACGGGGCTTTCCTCCGCTCGGGCCAAGCTGTTCGAGGGCTTGCCAAACACGGGCATGCCCACGACATTTGACTCCTTCGAGTCCTTTCACCGCTTCGAACAGCGTATGATCGAGACTGACTCGATCAGTGACCGTGGCGAACTCTGGTTCGACGTCCGGCCACACACTGAGTACGGCACGGTCGAAGTCCGGACGGCTGACGCACAGGCCGACATCGACCGCGTGTTGGCGCTGGTCGAGTACGTGCACGAACTCGTCCTTGATCTCGCTGCCCGGTACGAAGATGGCGAAACCATTACCGCCGTTCGACGGGAACTACTCGATGAGAACAAGTGGCGGGCGATCCGGCATGGACGGGAAGCGTCGTTTATCACTCGCGACGGGGCGGAGACCATCGACCTCATGACGGCAATTGAACGTGATCGCTCCCGACTCGACCTGGATCGCCTCGCGTCCTTGGTGGCCGCCGAGAGCGGGGCTACCCGTCAGCGGCGACTCGCCGAAGACAGCGTCGACCGACTGTACTCGTCGTTGCTGGTCGAGGATCCACGTCGGCCGTCACCGCGGTGA
- a CDS encoding NOP5/NOP56 family protein gives MNTEGAWFHDVSAGDDSTAQARIRDGEADDPADWPGLAVETGYADDVDAYYDALHSITTAAAETAVRERERADDQQLKHAVRAMDDCERTANELAERVAEWAGTRLADAGSGVGYARELVTGETSDRADADLVSLAQRVVALDDEAAELRRTIETTAPDVAPNLSALAGPVLAARLISLAGGLEPLAKKPSGTVQVLGAEDALFAHLQGSAPSPKHGIIYTHEYVSGTVPAQRGSAARALAGKLTIAARIDHYSGDRRPELDAELDDRIETIRSRGEGA, from the coding sequence ATGAACACTGAAGGCGCCTGGTTTCACGATGTTTCTGCCGGGGACGATTCGACCGCCCAGGCCCGAATCAGGGACGGTGAGGCCGACGACCCCGCCGACTGGCCGGGACTCGCCGTCGAGACGGGCTATGCCGACGACGTCGACGCGTATTACGATGCATTGCATTCGATCACGACAGCGGCGGCCGAGACAGCGGTCCGGGAGCGCGAGCGGGCCGACGATCAGCAACTCAAACACGCGGTTCGGGCGATGGACGACTGTGAACGAACCGCCAACGAACTCGCCGAGCGCGTCGCCGAGTGGGCCGGAACCAGACTCGCGGATGCCGGTTCCGGGGTCGGGTACGCTCGTGAGTTAGTAACCGGCGAGACCAGCGACCGGGCAGATGCCGACCTCGTTTCGCTGGCCCAGCGCGTCGTTGCCCTCGACGACGAGGCCGCTGAACTCCGCCGGACGATCGAAACCACTGCGCCGGATGTCGCGCCCAACCTCTCGGCGCTCGCGGGACCAGTGCTCGCCGCCAGGCTCATCTCGCTCGCCGGCGGCCTCGAACCGCTGGCAAAAAAGCCGAGCGGGACTGTCCAGGTGCTCGGCGCGGAGGACGCGCTGTTTGCCCATCTCCAGGGCTCGGCCCCCTCGCCGAAACACGGCATCATCTACACCCACGAGTACGTCAGTGGAACGGTACCAGCCCAGCGTGGGTCGGCCGCCCGTGCACTGGCTGGCAAACTCACCATCGCCGCACGGATCGATCATTACAGCGGCGACCGACGACCCGAGCTCGACGCTGAACTCGATGACCGGATCGAGACGATCCGCTCGCGAGGTGAAGGGGCATGA
- a CDS encoding winged helix-turn-helix domain-containing protein, producing MTDDNPNDGGESEDVRSRLEEGAGRAVEEFDERVIDVLSWVLDTETRARIYVYLRANTEQTSEEVADGTGLYPSTVRETLAELHTDGIVVREKREHEGTGNNPYEYSAIAPSELVGDAIGEIQDELNTIVNLDAYLSGDDEETSEPVSITVSDATEETDDSADSE from the coding sequence ATGACCGACGACAACCCGAACGACGGTGGTGAGAGTGAGGACGTCCGGTCGCGATTGGAGGAAGGGGCCGGGCGCGCGGTCGAAGAGTTCGACGAGCGTGTGATCGACGTTCTCTCGTGGGTGCTCGACACCGAAACGCGAGCCAGGATTTACGTCTATCTCCGGGCCAATACCGAACAGACGAGCGAAGAGGTCGCAGACGGGACTGGTCTGTACCCGAGTACCGTCCGGGAGACGCTCGCTGAGCTTCACACGGATGGAATCGTCGTTCGCGAGAAACGTGAGCACGAGGGAACCGGGAACAACCCCTACGAGTACAGTGCGATCGCCCCGAGTGAACTTGTCGGGGACGCAATCGGAGAGATTCAAGACGAGTTGAACACCATCGTGAATCTCGACGCGTATTTGAGTGGGGACGACGAGGAGACGAGCGAACCAGTTTCGATCACGGTCTCGGACGCGACCGAGGAAACCGACGACAGTGCTGACTCCGAATGA
- a CDS encoding SpoVR family protein yields the protein MSPIENRTDAKETARRLRDPVEKAGELARALGLDPYPVNYWIVDHDEMNQLIAYGGFQQRYPHWRWGMAYDRQQKQGQFLGGKAFEIVNNDNPAHAFLQESNSMADQKAVITHVEAHADFFANNEWFGLFSHGVDQRADPDRRGPDATAMLARHADRIREFMQDPEIDRGAVERWIDHVLCLEDTIDQHAAYAPVEPTEEDGEIDGPDPEAAIEELDLSAEVTGQVFDEAFFDERADEDAGFPPEPVEDLIGFLAVHGKQYDEETDRALEMTDWQREILELLRREAHYFAPQKMTKVMNEGWAAYWESMMMGEEAFAGTDEFLTYADHQARVLGSGGLNPYKLGKELWEYVENRTNRREVLERLLRVEGITWRNLENEVDFAAVRERLEPPAWVQNVPGWLESIDPDDPRVDDDTLSGARDGDIDVDRYPWKVLTYEGLAQRHYSLVKPQQRGFLERASKSDLESIARYLFDDQRYDTVEAALGDVDYTRGWDRMREIRESHNDVTFIDAFLTGEFVSANDYFAYEHSQKTGDFRVSSVDAEDVKRKLMLEFTNFGKPTIVVEDANEDNSGELLLAHRYNGVMLDIEEATDVLKRVFELWGRPVNLLTIAKEFDDREVDRARHGDREPDPVEVGKRLRYDGTQVTKETVEWETVEHLAADDVDYDTKPEEWL from the coding sequence ATGAGTCCCATCGAGAACCGCACTGACGCCAAGGAGACCGCACGCCGGCTCCGGGACCCGGTCGAGAAAGCGGGCGAACTGGCCAGGGCCCTGGGTCTGGATCCCTACCCCGTCAACTACTGGATCGTCGACCACGACGAGATGAACCAGCTCATCGCCTACGGCGGCTTCCAGCAGCGCTACCCCCACTGGCGGTGGGGGATGGCCTACGACCGCCAGCAAAAGCAGGGCCAGTTCCTCGGCGGGAAGGCCTTCGAGATCGTCAACAACGACAACCCGGCCCACGCGTTCCTCCAGGAATCAAACAGCATGGCCGACCAGAAGGCCGTCATCACCCACGTCGAAGCCCACGCCGACTTCTTCGCGAACAACGAGTGGTTCGGGCTGTTCAGCCACGGGGTCGACCAGCGGGCCGACCCCGACCGTCGCGGACCGGACGCCACGGCGATGCTCGCCCGCCACGCCGACCGGATCCGGGAGTTCATGCAGGACCCCGAGATCGACCGGGGGGCCGTCGAACGCTGGATCGACCACGTGCTGTGTCTCGAGGACACGATCGACCAGCACGCCGCCTATGCGCCCGTCGAACCGACAGAGGAGGACGGAGAGATCGACGGCCCCGATCCCGAGGCGGCCATCGAGGAACTCGATCTCTCGGCGGAGGTCACGGGCCAGGTGTTCGACGAGGCGTTCTTCGACGAGCGGGCGGACGAGGACGCGGGCTTCCCGCCCGAACCCGTCGAGGATCTCATCGGCTTCCTGGCTGTCCACGGCAAACAGTACGACGAGGAGACCGACAGGGCCCTCGAGATGACCGACTGGCAGCGGGAGATCCTCGAACTACTGCGCCGGGAGGCCCATTACTTTGCACCCCAGAAAATGACAAAAGTTATGAATGAGGGATGGGCGGCCTACTGGGAGTCGATGATGATGGGCGAGGAGGCCTTCGCCGGCACTGACGAGTTCCTGACCTACGCCGATCACCAGGCCCGCGTGCTGGGGTCCGGGGGGCTGAACCCCTACAAGCTGGGCAAGGAGCTCTGGGAGTACGTCGAGAACCGGACCAACCGCCGGGAAGTCCTCGAACGCCTGCTCCGGGTCGAGGGGATCACCTGGCGCAATCTCGAGAACGAGGTCGACTTCGCGGCCGTCCGTGAGCGACTCGAACCGCCGGCCTGGGTGCAGAACGTCCCCGGGTGGCTGGAATCGATCGATCCCGACGATCCGCGTGTCGATGATGACACACTCTCCGGTGCTCGGGACGGTGACATCGATGTCGACCGCTACCCTTGGAAAGTCCTGACGTACGAGGGACTGGCCCAACGCCACTACTCGCTGGTGAAGCCCCAGCAACGGGGCTTTCTCGAACGGGCGAGCAAGTCGGACCTGGAGTCGATCGCCCGGTATCTCTTCGACGACCAGCGCTACGACACCGTCGAGGCGGCCTTAGGAGACGTCGATTACACCCGCGGCTGGGATCGCATGCGGGAGATCCGTGAGAGTCACAACGACGTGACGTTCATCGACGCGTTCCTGACCGGCGAGTTCGTGTCGGCCAATGACTACTTCGCGTACGAGCACAGTCAGAAGACGGGCGACTTCAGGGTTTCAAGCGTCGACGCCGAGGACGTCAAACGCAAGCTCATGCTGGAGTTCACCAACTTCGGGAAGCCGACGATCGTCGTCGAGGACGCAAACGAGGACAACAGCGGTGAACTCCTGCTCGCTCATCGGTACAACGGTGTCATGCTCGATATCGAGGAGGCAACCGACGTATTGAAGCGGGTTTTCGAGCTATGGGGTCGGCCAGTCAATCTGCTCACGATCGCGAAGGAATTCGACGATCGCGAGGTTGACCGGGCCCGACATGGCGATCGGGAGCCGGATCCCGTCGAGGTCGGCAAGCGACTCCGGTACGACGGCACGCAGGTGACGAAGGAAACTGTCGAATGGGAGACTGTCGAACACCTTGCGGCCGACGACGTGGACTACGACACCAAGCCCGAGGAGTGGCTCTGA